In a single window of the Niabella ginsenosidivorans genome:
- a CDS encoding RagB/SusD family nutrient uptake outer membrane protein — MKKSSVKYIINTALISLLIVSGCTKLDEHVYDKVDVSQFLTRRDDVIRDFLRPFEHAYWSIQGNDIYAVGENSTDEIGTFNRQGDWQDGGYYQRMHYHTWTTQDGFTSGAWTAFYQGIVLATNSLQDMEGITDPDKLNVTATELADFKAELRTLRAWFYLRAFDFYRNIEIVPDVKHTTTGNPQSPPEETFKYIESELKAAIPDLPKREALGDDGIGRWTQAGAAALLVRLYLNAKVYINQDRFSDCATVCQDIINGKYGNYQLDTRWDAPFDYTNSTVNSETIYGFPSSLARTHWQYDGGMYFWAMTYDAAPLYCGFTDFGQANPRFALQPGRDVDSVEYSFQLGKPFVKFQHYPDDYRLKLYKNLGNSKREGMFLYGYLPYQHVVNGKTVTDTVRGNKGSYPLFIRDQVGWFLDAKPGQRIADKESNMNHADHNSGVFFLKYPLYPTPDPNRITSAYAEIRLSEIYYSLAECKYRAGDKAGAATLLNAVRARNYPAGSPSLYKAGGSQLNDQEMLDEWGREFLGENRRRTDLIRWGLFNSGTWWDKKPDADNHTAIFPIGRDIMGANPQFVQNPGYN; from the coding sequence ATGAAAAAGAGTTCTGTAAAATATATAATCAATACCGCTTTGATCTCCCTGTTGATAGTTAGCGGTTGTACAAAACTGGATGAGCATGTTTATGATAAGGTGGATGTGTCACAATTCCTTACCCGCCGCGATGATGTGATCAGGGATTTTTTACGGCCATTTGAACATGCCTACTGGAGCATCCAGGGAAATGACATTTATGCTGTAGGAGAAAACAGCACGGATGAGATAGGTACTTTTAACCGCCAGGGCGACTGGCAGGATGGAGGCTATTACCAGCGTATGCATTATCATACCTGGACCACGCAGGATGGTTTTACCAGCGGTGCCTGGACAGCCTTTTACCAGGGCATTGTGCTGGCAACCAATTCGCTGCAGGATATGGAAGGAATTACTGATCCGGATAAACTGAACGTAACAGCTACCGAACTGGCCGACTTTAAAGCAGAGCTCAGAACGCTGAGGGCCTGGTTCTATTTAAGGGCATTTGATTTTTACCGCAATATTGAAATTGTACCTGATGTAAAGCACACCACCACCGGTAATCCGCAGTCTCCCCCGGAAGAAACCTTCAAATACATAGAATCAGAACTGAAAGCAGCAATCCCGGATCTGCCCAAACGTGAAGCACTGGGCGATGACGGCATTGGCCGCTGGACGCAGGCAGGGGCCGCGGCATTGCTGGTACGCCTGTACCTCAATGCCAAAGTGTACATCAACCAGGACCGGTTTAGTGATTGTGCCACGGTATGCCAGGACATTATAAATGGTAAATATGGCAATTATCAGCTGGATACCCGCTGGGATGCGCCGTTTGATTATACCAACAGTACGGTGAATTCGGAAACCATCTATGGTTTTCCCAGCAGCCTGGCACGCACGCACTGGCAATATGATGGCGGCATGTACTTTTGGGCAATGACCTATGATGCGGCGCCATTGTATTGCGGCTTTACAGACTTCGGCCAGGCGAACCCCAGATTTGCGCTGCAGCCGGGCAGGGATGTGGACAGTGTTGAATACAGTTTTCAACTGGGCAAGCCTTTTGTTAAGTTCCAGCACTACCCGGATGACTACAGGCTGAAGCTTTACAAAAACCTGGGCAACAGTAAACGGGAAGGCATGTTCCTGTATGGCTACCTGCCTTACCAGCATGTGGTGAACGGTAAAACGGTCACTGATACTGTTCGTGGCAATAAGGGCTCCTATCCACTGTTCATCCGGGATCAGGTAGGGTGGTTTCTTGATGCAAAACCCGGGCAGCGGATTGCTGATAAAGAATCCAATATGAATCATGCTGATCATAACTCCGGTGTCTTTTTCCTCAAATACCCTTTATACCCAACGCCGGATCCGAACCGCATCACATCGGCTTATGCCGAGATCCGTTTGTCAGAGATCTATTATTCCCTGGCGGAATGTAAATACAGGGCAGGGGATAAAGCAGGTGCGGCAACGTTATTGAATGCCGTGCGTGCACGGAACTATCCTGCCGGCTCCCCCAGCCTCTATAAAGCCGGTGGCAGCCAGCTCAACGACCAGGAAATGCTGGATGAATGGGGCCGCGAGTTTTTAGGGGAGAACCGCCGCCGTACGGATCTGATCCGCTGGGGGCTGTTTAACAGCGGTACCTGGTGGGATAAAAAGCCCGATGCTGATAATCATACAGCCATATTCCCGATAGGCCGTGATATTATGGGCGCGAACCCGCAGTTTGTACAAAACCCTGGGTATAATTGA
- a CDS encoding TIM-barrel domain-containing protein, with translation MNLLLKCFLLIIAVLSRPASYAQQVPVQRSGLVGNSIAVFIPTGFDSSQTPSLMLQGHPSIRGAVPARWSIIPEFFLTGGRAGARVRLKGDISLYGGGEVTGPLLRNGQTIKLWNTDNGAYGTDSGRRLYQTHPWVLGVREDGTAFGILFDSPWKAELTTSPDKVEFNTEGALFRVFVIDRRSPQQVLEGLAELTGTIEMPPRWALGYHQCRFSYAPERRVKEIADTFRQKKIPCDAIWMDIDYMEGYRVFTFNKTGFPDPKRLNDYLHAKGFHSVFMIDPGVKADSTYFVYQSGTAKDVWVKDTAGKEYHGKVWPGDCTFPDFTMPRTRQWWAGLYRGFLANGMDGIWNDMNEPAVNDNELPPNLRLGTMPYNTPHRGGGSLPAGPHLLYHNAYGRLMVQATRQGVMAARPGKRPFILTRANLLGGQRYAATWTGDNLADEKFMKVSVPMSLTLGLSGQPFSGPDIGGFLGNTTPGLWARWLGFGVFLPFARGHACAGTNNKEPWAFGADIEKTSKIAIERRYRLLPYLYTLFYKAHKTGLPLMCPVFFDDPKNLRLRAEDQVFLLGKDLLVVPSFARDPELPEGIWAPLSLVNGDQSDSSQAKLFIKGGSIIPAGKIIQHTGERSIDELTLFICPDSKGRASGVLYWDAGEGWGFKNGDYCLLRFQATEKRGCIQIHLASRQGRYNINKDIRQVKAVVVKKGRTCSGLINLENGLLRTDCSPE, from the coding sequence ATGAACCTGTTGCTAAAATGTTTCTTGCTGATCATTGCTGTGCTCTCCCGGCCGGCATCCTATGCACAGCAGGTCCCGGTTCAACGGTCGGGTCTTGTTGGCAATTCCATCGCAGTATTCATCCCCACAGGGTTTGATTCCTCCCAAACGCCATCATTAATGCTGCAAGGTCATCCTTCTATACGGGGTGCGGTACCGGCCAGATGGAGCATCATCCCTGAATTTTTCCTAACGGGCGGCAGGGCCGGCGCGCGTGTCCGTTTAAAAGGCGACATCAGTCTGTATGGCGGGGGCGAAGTGACCGGTCCGTTGTTACGAAACGGCCAGACCATCAAACTCTGGAACACAGATAACGGCGCTTACGGCACAGACAGCGGCAGGCGGCTTTACCAAACCCACCCCTGGGTGCTGGGTGTGCGGGAAGACGGCACTGCCTTCGGAATACTTTTTGACAGTCCCTGGAAAGCAGAGCTGACCACCAGTCCGGATAAGGTCGAATTCAATACGGAGGGAGCCCTGTTCCGTGTTTTTGTGATCGACCGGAGATCACCGCAGCAGGTGCTCGAAGGGCTGGCAGAACTGACCGGCACCATTGAAATGCCGCCGCGGTGGGCTTTAGGTTACCACCAGTGCAGGTTCTCGTATGCGCCGGAACGGCGCGTAAAGGAAATTGCCGATACTTTCCGGCAAAAAAAGATCCCCTGCGATGCCATCTGGATGGATATTGATTATATGGAAGGTTACCGGGTATTCACCTTCAACAAAACAGGTTTTCCGGACCCGAAACGGCTAAATGATTACCTGCACGCAAAAGGATTTCATTCCGTCTTTATGATCGATCCGGGTGTTAAGGCAGACAGCACCTACTTTGTTTACCAATCAGGCACGGCAAAGGATGTTTGGGTGAAAGACACTGCCGGAAAGGAATACCACGGGAAAGTGTGGCCGGGAGATTGTACTTTTCCGGATTTTACCATGCCCCGCACCCGGCAGTGGTGGGCTGGCCTCTACAGGGGCTTCCTTGCAAACGGTATGGATGGCATCTGGAATGATATGAACGAACCCGCCGTTAATGATAACGAACTACCCCCAAACCTGCGGTTGGGCACTATGCCTTATAACACTCCTCACCGTGGTGGAGGCAGCCTGCCGGCAGGGCCGCACCTCTTATACCATAATGCTTACGGCAGACTGATGGTGCAGGCGACCCGGCAGGGTGTGATGGCCGCCCGGCCTGGCAAGCGGCCTTTTATTCTGACACGTGCTAATTTGCTGGGCGGGCAGCGCTATGCTGCTACATGGACGGGCGATAACCTGGCAGACGAAAAATTCATGAAGGTTTCCGTGCCCATGTCGCTTACGCTTGGCTTATCCGGCCAGCCTTTCAGTGGCCCGGATATTGGCGGTTTTCTGGGCAATACTACGCCCGGGCTGTGGGCCAGATGGCTGGGCTTTGGCGTTTTCCTGCCTTTTGCAAGGGGGCATGCCTGTGCCGGAACCAATAATAAAGAGCCCTGGGCATTTGGGGCAGATATTGAAAAAACATCGAAGATCGCCATTGAGCGGCGGTATCGCTTACTGCCCTATCTCTATACCCTGTTTTACAAGGCGCATAAAACAGGCTTGCCATTAATGTGCCCCGTATTCTTTGATGATCCGAAGAACCTGAGACTAAGGGCAGAGGATCAGGTTTTTCTGCTTGGAAAAGATTTGCTGGTGGTGCCTTCATTTGCCAGGGACCCCGAGCTGCCAGAAGGTATCTGGGCGCCTTTAAGCCTCGTCAACGGGGATCAGTCAGATTCCTCTCAGGCGAAACTGTTCATTAAAGGCGGCAGTATTATTCCTGCAGGGAAAATTATCCAGCATACCGGCGAACGGTCAATAGACGAGCTGACGTTATTTATATGTCCTGACAGCAAAGGCCGGGCCAGTGGTGTGCTCTACTGGGATGCCGGTGAGGGTTGGGGTTTTAAGAATGGGGATTATTGTCTGCTCAGGTTTCAGGCAACGGAAAAAAGGGGCTGTATTCAAATTCATCTGGCTTCCCGGCAGGGGCGTTACAACATTAACAAGGACATCCGCCAGGTAAAAGCAGTAGTTGTTAAAAAAGGGCGCACCTGTTCAGGGCTGATAAATTTAGAAAACGGCCTGTTAAGAACAGATTGTTCACCGGAATAA